The following proteins are encoded in a genomic region of Mus caroli chromosome 18, CAROLI_EIJ_v1.1, whole genome shotgun sequence:
- the Atg12 gene encoding ubiquitin-like protein ATG12 isoform X2, translated as MSEDSEAVLQLPAAPVGAGGESLPELSPETATPEPPSSAAVSPGTEEPPGDTKKKIYLCESVLCPFPRPRSWNSI; from the exons ATGTCGGAAGATTCAGAGGCTGTGCTGCAGCTCCCCGCGGCTCCTGTAGGAGCCGGCGGCGAGAGCCTTCCAGAGCTCTCCCCGGAAACAGCCACCCCAGAGCCCCCGTCCTCGGCTGCAGTTTCTCCCGGAACGGAGGAACCTCCCGGAGACACCAAGAAAAAAA TTTATTTATGTGAATCAGTCCTTTGCCCCTTCCCCAGACCAAGAAGTTGGAACTCTATATGA